GGCCCATCGCTAATAGGAAGATCTTCACAATACCAAGCCGTAATATTAATAACTCTTGGGCCAACTGTCTTTATTGTTGTTGCTTTTTTACAATTATACCCAGCAATAGTTTGGTTTAGGTTTTCTAAACTCCAGTTATAAACAGGTATAGTATCTTTTATACTAACATTTTTATTTATTTGATTTTTATTTGAAACTTCTAATCTATAAAGATTAGTATTAAAGTTTTTATAATAATTCTCCTCGTGAGATTTTATATATGTATATACCGTTTCGAGCCCTTTATCCTTTAATTTTTCATCTCCAACAAAAGTAGTATCAATAGTAGTACCTTCATTAGAAATTAATTTGAGTAACGAAACACCATTACTGTAAGTATAACCATAATATGTTGGCTTTTTTGCCTTATCACTTAGTTCTGTATCGTCCCCAACCCCCTTAACCGAAGTATTTGTAACAATACCTTTTAAAGTTTGTGCAAAAGTCAAAAAATTTAATAATACTAATAATAGCAATAAACATCTCTTTTTATTCATATAGATTTTATAGTAATAGAATATATTGGTTATACCACATTCCAAGTCAAACAACAAACTGTCTTAACCCAATTTATTTCATACAAACTCATTTAACCACCATTCAGCGCGTCTTAATATATTCCTGAATAGTAAGCATTTTAGTTTTATTTGTAGGCTCGACTATTTCGATATTTTCGCTTTTAAAATATTTTAATTTTTCAAATTTTATAATGGTGTTTTTTTCGACCTCTATTTGTAAAATCATACCCGGTAAGCCGCTGTAGTCCATTGGCCCATCGCTAATAGGAAGATCTTCACAATACCAAGCCGTAATATTAATAACTCTTGGGCCAACTGTCTTTATTGTTGTTGCTTTTTTACAATTATACCCAGCAATAGTTTGGTTTAGGTTTTCTAAACTCCAGTTATAAACAGGTATAGTATCTTTTATACTAACATTTTTATTTATTTGATTTTTATTTCTTTTTGAAACTTCTAATCTATAAAGATTAGTATTAAAGTTTTTATAATAATTCTCCTCGTGAGATTTTATATATGTATATACCGTTTCGAGCCCTTTATCCTTTAATTTTTCATCTCCAACAAAAGTAGTATCAATAGTAGTACCTTCATTAGAAATTAATTTGAGTAGCGAAACACCATTACTGTAAGTATAACCATAATATTTTGGCTTTTTTACCTTATCACTTATTTCGGTATTACCAGCAGCACTTCTAATATTCGTTTTTGAAACAACACCTTTTAAGGATTGTGAAAAAACAGAAAAATTTGATAATATCAGTAATACTAGTAAACAACTATTTCTATTCATATAAATTTTATAATTAATAACAACAAGCCTATAAAAAGCTTGCTGTTATTGTTATTTTACATATTGAACCAAATACATTTCGTAGTTTTAGTCACTACTACTTCCCCTGTCATTATATCTTCTTCTTCTGTAACATTACTTGTATAACAAATCCAAACATCATCGTCACTTGTTACTCTATTAGTTTTCTTATCGACTTCACTGCTATTAGCAAAAGCTAAAGATGAGATAAATAAAACCGCAAATACATTTAAAATAGTTTTTTTCATAATTACTTGATTTAAAGACTAATTTTGAACGAAGTAAAAAAAAAAAAAAAACGAACATACAAGTTTTTACCTACATTAATTGAATGTATTTTATTTCTTTTTAAGATTTCAACATATAAATTTCAGTCTTATAGCCCTTCCTGTTAGGCTCTCTACATAATTTCATCTTTTATTTTTTCGTTACAAAAAATATTATGGATAGAAGTACTTACTTAACAAAGTAAGAATAATAACAAAAACTCATTAGACTCTGTAAGCTTATTAAAACAATAAACTAAGTATTTAACTATAAGAAAATATTAAATTTTACGTTTTTCTGAATTTCTCATCTAAAAACAAAAATTGCGCTACTAATATTTGTTTGAAAATAGTTTTTTTTACTAATAATTTAATAAAAAAACACAGCACTTACTCCCGACTTGAAAATTTCCATAAATCAAAGTGAAAAAAACAATATTTTTCTCGTAGAAAATTTTTAATTTAGCAACTTGATTTAAAATAGATAGAATGAAGACAATTCAATTTAGAGAAGCCATTTGTGAAGCCATGAGTGAAGAAAT
The window above is part of the Algibacter sp. L3A6 genome. Proteins encoded here:
- a CDS encoding GLPGLI family protein, encoding MNKKRCLLLLLVLLNFLTFAQTLKGIVTNTSVKGVGDDTELSDKAKKPTYYGYTYSNGVSLLKLISNEGTTIDTTFVGDEKLKDKGLETVYTYIKSHEENYYKNFNTNLYRLEVSNKNQINKNVSIKDTIPVYNWSLENLNQTIAGYNCKKATTIKTVGPRVINITAWYCEDLPISDGPMDYSGLPGMILQIEVEKNTFIKFEKLKYFKGENMEIAEPTNKTKMLTVQEYIKNR
- a CDS encoding GLPGLI family protein, with amino-acid sequence MNRNSCLLVLLILSNFSVFSQSLKGVVSKTNIRSAAGNTEISDKVKKPKYYGYTYSNGVSLLKLISNEGTTIDTTFVGDEKLKDKGLETVYTYIKSHEENYYKNFNTNLYRLEVSKRNKNQINKNVSIKDTIPVYNWSLENLNQTIAGYNCKKATTIKTVGPRVINITAWYCEDLPISDGPMDYSGLPGMILQIEVEKNTIIKFEKLKYFKSENIEIVEPTNKTKMLTIQEYIKTR